The segment CTATCTCCTTGGAGTACTCCATTAGATGTAGCTTTCATAGGTGATGGACATTTTGTTATTGTAGTTGAAGCCATGTTTGAGCTTGATGAAAACAAACTCAGATCAACCAGAAAACATCATAATCTATCTCATTTTTCAATATCTGCACACCAAAAAAATCATGTAGAATccaaaaattagatttttttttcgcTTTTTCTTTTGGCGCAACACACAAACATGCCATTTAACCTGTCCATCTATGTCCTTCAATTTTGACATGCACAAGTAAGTACTCACACACGTACCTACGTTGCATAATACATGCACGACGCTATGTAAGTTTCCACGAAGAATGCAAGTTGCCACATAGAACGCGTGtctatttgttttattattatttttttcaaattcacaATGAAACATAACTAAGCCGCGCTTATTTCAAAATAGTCAAAGGTTATTtcgaaaaaatgaataatttttatgatCAAACATGTCTTTCCATATATAATTTTCCGGTGAAACGATTCATCATCGGCCCAACGCCACCACCCCAACCAAATCATTGCGCTCATTTcctcttcatatatatatatagagagagagagaggaagagAGAGAAACCTGAATGCCGGAGAGTTTGGAAAAAGTTGAAAGGGGAGAAAATATacattttcaaaaacaatatatatctCTGCAAAAAATTGCAGATGAATTAATAGCAAAGTCAATACACAATGAAGACAAAATGAGAGTTTTAGAgagagagaatatatatatatatagagagagaaatatggAGGAATGTGTGTTAAAGACTGCGATATAACACACGCCTTCCATTAACTGTTTGTTACTTAGAGATAAAAGATAATAATCTCGTGAAAAAATCTATGACTACCTTTATTTTATAGTATTTGATTTGAGAGGTATTAGCTAATCGTGAAGAATATTTATCTTTGATCATAATTTTCGTATTGTCAGATCcttaaaaaaaatgcattttcGTATTGTcagaataattttaataaatttccgAACAACAAAAGAACAGAAAGGAATAAAACAAAGGGAAATGAATTAACTCTAAATATGTTAAAGAGTACAAACTAATTGTGACTACTCCTATTTTTGCGTGTTACGTTTAAGAGAATCAACGGTATTCTCACTTACTATCTACAGAACTCGAACAGTTGAAATTTACTTAGTACTATCTCCTTCTGTTAACTCTCCATCCTTCAGTGAATTGATTGAATCTTGAGATAACTCGTTTCGATACTGTTGTACCACCAAAACTGATGCTGTAGTCGAAAACTCGGAACTAGTTAACAAGTTACCTAAAGAACCTAATTCTGGACAATCACTCTGTTTATCCAATGCTGCTGCAACTTCACCCTCAGATATTCTTCCAACAAGAAACAGATTGCATCGGTTATATGCACGAATTAATTCTGTAGTCCCTGCAGCGTCCTTTACTAACTTCTCTTCATATTTGATCGAGCTGTTCTTAGAAAGTTTGTGTTTTAAGTCGTTAAGCAACTCTTCATCATTGGATTGAGCCTCGGTGCTATAAGTTTGGTCCATATCTAATGTGACACTCCCTCCAGCAACCTCGGGGTCTACTAGGAAACGAACCACGAGTAAGTTAATGCCAGGGTGCTCTGCCATATGCATACCATAAGCAAGTGCTTCACGATCATCATGTCCACCGAAGAACAAGATGGTTACTTTGAAATCAACATTGCTAGCAGATACATGAGATGCACCACCGAGTCCTCGGTCTACCAAGATACCAACTGAACAAGGTGCGTGCTGAAGAACTCTCCGGTTCAATTGCCTAAGATCAGCTCTTGTTGTTTCCAAATGTCCATCAATCCTCTGATGCTTGTGGAACGGGAGGATTATCATTTCGACCCTCTTTCTCTCAGCACCAGCAATGATGTCCTCGTGCATGGTATTCATCGGAGAGATTGCAGTTGTAGGTTGGATAGACACCTTGCTGAGATTTTCAAACATCTCGAAAGCAACAATAATTTGATTAGAATCCGATGCCCCTTCCTTTGTCCAAAAGGCTATTCCGTTTTTTCTAGCCTTGTGGACCATCAGAATTGCTGAAGATCTTTCAGACAACTCCATAAGATGCATTGCAAAGACGCGGAGTCCTTCTTTCATTGCTGTACCACGAGAAGCCTCGATAAGATTGATCATTGTGGGAATGTTGTTCTTGCTATGGAAACAGGTCATGATTCGGAGTTGTTTGCTCGTGTCTTTCCTCTCAATTGTTCTGTTCTTATACTTGGTTATAGCTAGCTTAGCTGGCTTATACACGGATACCACTATAGGGCTCGTGATGAACGTTGTGAAGAGTGCCATCAGAACCATGATGGCAAATGTTTGATCATTCAGTACCTGCAAGATTGAACATTCGAAACAATGTAAGCTTACAAGAAGTAAATTCAAAACCGATAAAAGTAGTTTAGTCGATAGAAATGAAACGTACCCCTCTATCTTTTCCAATGTTGAGGACAATGAGCTCCACTAGACCTTTAGTGTTCATCAAGAAACCAAGCGTAACAGCCTCCTGAACAGGCATTCTGCACAATAGCGAGACCACAAAAGTGCCAACGATCTTCCCAAAACACGATGTGAATATGACTAAACCAAGAAGACCCCATGATTGTGCCCCTTGAATAGTGGCTACATTCGTCTTTAGTCCACTCGATACGAAGTACAATGGAAGGAATAAACCAGAAACAAGATCCTCAACTTTTTCCACCAGAGCAGCAGCAAAAGGCCCTTCCTTTGGTACAAGAATTCCAAGTACAAAAGCCCCGAATAAGGCATGAATACCAATTGCATCAGTAACGAATCCTGCAACCAGCACGGCTCCAAGTGTAGCACAGATGTATAACTCATCAACCGGCTTACCCTCAGGACAACGTTTAGCCATCCAGTTGAATATCGGAGGAACAATGACTACGCAAAGCAGGACAAATCCCGTTCCACACAGAAGTACCCATAGTGAAATAAGGGGTGAATGACCAGTACCTGAAAGGACAATAGCAAGTGCAAGTAGAATCCAAGCAGCCACGTCATTCACGGCTGCAGCAGACATAGCCATTCGACCAACATCAGTCGTTAAGAGCTTTAGCTCAGCTAGAATCCGAGCCAAGACAGGGAAGGCAGTGATAGAAAGTGCTACTCCCATAAACACTAGAAAAGGGCCTTGACTAACACCTTTAGCAATAGTTCCTCTGAGAATGAATGAAGTCCCTACTCCTAATCCAAAAGGGAGGCTAATCCCCGCGAGGGCAATACTAAGAGCTTTCTTTCCAGTACGACGAAGAGACCTTGGATCTAACTCGAGCCCaacaaggaaaagaaagaagaggaGACCAAAGTTTGCTAAAGTATCCAACACTGTGAGGCTCCTTGGTGGAAATATTGCATTCAGATACTTTGCGTTTCGGCCAAGAGCAGATGGACCAAGTAGAATTCCTCCCTGCCAAAATCAAGATCAATCTACAGTCAGACTTCTCTATAACAATATTTCAGCATAACGTCCAATATAAGTTTTAAACCGATTTTCCATGTTACATTATATGAGTGTAATAACATCTCGCTATAACAACCAAAACATATACAAGACAAACAAAGTACACTAGCAAGTAATGTTACTTCCATACAACACTTAACTAAGTTGATATTTCTACGACATGTTAAAATACACTGATAGTATAGAATGGGAGAAAATAACTTACAATAATCTCAGCAATGACGCGAGGTTGTCTTAGAGGACGGAGAATATAGGCGAGGACTCGAGTAAGTACAAGCACCAAGCATATTTGTACAATCGCAAGAGGAAGTGCATAGTCCAATGGATTATCTCCTTGGAGTATTCCATTAGATGTAGCTTTCATAGGTTTTGGACATGACATTGTTGTAAAATCGTTCGTGTCACTGTCAGAAACAGATTTAAGATTTAATAAAAACGTAGTCTAGCGTCACATTaaattgtttgtattttttttttactatatgaATTTAGCTAGTAAGTCTATTTATAATAACAGTACGGAACCTAGTTTGATTAGATATCGGAAAACTTTTGACTGCAAATCCTATTTAGATATATAGATTATATATCTAATCCTAAACAATTTTGGTTTCTTAATAAGTAATTATAGAATTTTAAGGGTTAGGGGCAAAAGAGAAAATAACAAATGGTGAAATTATCGTAAGTTTTTCATGACGTGCAAATAATGGTAAATATTATCAGtctcaattatttatttttttaccaatTTGTCACAATTTCtgtgtcattattttattttatattagtcaatttgaaaaagaaaatttttctatatatgataATGCGTATAtcttaatcaattttttttttaataataatttaactttaaacttattatttcaaaaatcaaatcaaataagtaaatacacaaaaaaagttaatggaaatttcacatagtcaattttaaagaatgattattattcatatttaagtaagtaataatttaattacttaaaaatattaatgttatctagttatatacatatttatgatttatttttaattataaattttaaaagtttttttttttcttatcgtTTCCTGTCAACCATTCCTCACATAAATTTGAATGATGGAAGGACCCCACTTTCCCACtcatttcattttcataatgttttattagtttacattttaatatatttttgaataattttttttgtttatttactaaatactagaaaataagtcaaaaaactctttagaaaaaatttcttcttgtactaataaaatatttcacataTATACGATATAATTTTCCGACGATAATATTGATATATACGATATAGTTTTCCGATGATAATATTGATGACCTGCAAACACATATTTCTTATATAGAGAGAGGGGAAAAGGGGAAAAGAGAGAAACCTGAATGCTGGAGAAAGTTGAAAGTGGGAGAAATATCTGCAcactaattttttcttaatatttatttggtatTGAGCAGCtttatttattatgaaaaaacAAATGAAGACAAAGGAGATGAGAGAAAAACTCTCTTTTCTAAAGAGTGTGATGAAATTGATAGCAAAGTCAATTCACACAACCCCCTTCCATTTTTATAGAGCCATGTATTTGGCATGCTCACGATGGTTAGgagttaagttattcatgtaAATATATCGAACAATTCCTCGAGTAGCATACATTTAACTACACATTACACAGAGGGATATTACTCACAATAACTTTATATCTCAACCGATAAATCAAGCTTATTGACATACATTATACTGCAAAAAATTGCCCCAGCACAGAATCATCACTTAACACAAGTTTTGTTGCAATGCCCCTCCACCAAATGAAATAATCACAACAAAGCAAGACAGTTCCAGAATTGCAAAACAAGTCTTtttggagaaaataaaataatagtacaCACGCAAAGCGATGGATGATGATTTGAATTCagtcattcgccgattcagaaTCCACACAGCGATGAACCAAGAGGGATAAATAGAGGAAAAGGTTCCAACTGCTCAAGCAGCAACCTGACCGAATAGGCACTTGCGGATCTGCAATATTTTCAGGACAGTAATAATATATAAGTAACTGATCAAACGAGACTCTTTCAGTGTACAAACACAAGAACAAACCTCTAAAGCAATCTTTCACAACCCCCTTCCCCACCGCGAAACAAATGGAGGAGCATACTTGTTCAGCGCATAAGGATAAAACTCTAAAGCAATCTCTTACAGCCCCACACCCCCAAAAAAATGGgtaaaatcttgaagttctcTCTTGCTGTCATCCCATCTGTATAAGGACTAAATATTCATCTCATTTTATTGGTTAGTATACTCTTGTCATCCACTCATTTCTTTTGATTCATCTTCCTTTATACTCTtgtcattcattcattttttttgattCATCTTCCTTTAATTGTTCGTTCAATCCATCCTAACTGGTTCTGTTGCTGTTTATTAACACATTCGTGGTCTCAAGTCTCAATTAGCTTGTGACCTTAAACGGGTCAAGCACCAAAATTACCTCAAAgacattttatattaatatttaagatTTCAGAAAGTCTCAACAAATATTACTccctctgtctcaatttatgtgatacttttcatttttcgagagtcaaacagTTTAAGTTTGACCGAAAATTTGTGCATGGAAccttcaactttttgaaatgaaatttatttgtaaagtaCGTAAAAGTACaataattgacaattcaaaataattaaaagatatatgaaaaatttaaagataaacttgtttgaatctcgaaattCGAAAAGTGTAGCATAAATtgagacggagggagtattaaaCAACTGACCGGCCCTCGACTCAGATTAACTAAATCTAGTGGACGAAAAATGATAGGGAGATGGCAGTGCAAATATTAAGCCACATAGCTAAGGGGTACAACATATCAATAAATTGAGCTGCAAGAAGCTATTCCATAGAGATCAATCATGAATAAGAAACAATAATCCTCTAAAATGCATATCAAGTTAAACAATGAACAATTTAAGACACTTTGTAACTCATCTgaacaatattttaaataatagg is part of the Solanum pennellii chromosome 8, SPENNV200 genome and harbors:
- the LOC107027409 gene encoding cation/H(+) antiporter 18-like, which codes for MSCPKPMKATSNGILQGDNPLDYALPLAIVQICLVLVLTRVLAYILRPLRQPRVIAEIIGGILLGPSALGRNAKYLNAIFPPRSLTVLDTLANFGLLFFLFLVGLELDPRSLRRTGKKALSIALAGISLPFGLGVGTSFILRGTIAKGVSQGPFLVFMGVALSITAFPVLARILAELKLLTTDVGRMAMSAAAVNDVAAWILLALAIVLSGTGHSPLISLWVLLCGTGFVLLCVVIVPPIFNWMAKRCPEGKPVDELYICATLGAVLVAGFVTDAIGIHALFGAFVLGILVPKEGPFAAALVEKVEDLVSGLFLPLYFVSSGLKTNVATIQGAQSWGLLGLVIFTSCFGKIVGTFVVSLLCRMPVQEAVTLGFLMNTKGLVELIVLNIGKDRGVLNDQTFAIMVLMALFTTFITSPIVVSVYKPAKLAITKYKNRTIERKDTSKQLRIMTCFHSKNNIPTMINLIEASRGTAMKEGLRVFAMHLMELSERSSAILMVHKARKNGIAFWTKEGASDSNQIIVAFEMFENLSKVSIQPTTAISPMNTMHEDIIAGAERKRVEMIILPFHKHQRIDGHLETTRADLRQLNRRVLQHAPCSVGILVDRGLGGASHVSASNVDFKVTILFFGGHDDREALAYGMHMAEHPGINLLVVRFLVDPEVAGGSVTLDMDQTYSTEAQSNDEELLNDLKHKLSKNSSIKYEEKLVKDAAGTTELIRAYNRCNLFLVGRISEGEVAAALDKQSDCPELGSLGNLLTSSEFSTTASVLVVQQYRNELSQDSINSLKDGELTEGDSTK